One stretch of Pseudomonas fluorescens Q2-87 DNA includes these proteins:
- a CDS encoding zinc-binding dehydrogenase, protein MKALQGVEGQVVWADEPSPACDAGQVRIRVAAAGLNRADLLQKAGLYPPPPGASQVLGLECSGVISEVGPGSSWQIGDRVCALLAGGGMAEEVVVDGRHVLPVPEGLSLAEAAALPEVYSTAWLNLFQLAGLKPGEKVLLHAGASGVGSAAIQLCKAFGSPCWVSVGSAERLAYCEALGAQGGVVRTDDMESLNDLGPFDVILDPVGANYAKLNVKLLSVDGRWVLIGLMGGREAQLDLAQVLAKRVQLLGSTLRSRDDQFKADLFSDLSQQVWPLFSEGRLSPQLAKTFLIKDAEAAFAQLATNKVSGKLVLLIDESLS, encoded by the coding sequence GTGAAAGCATTGCAAGGCGTTGAAGGCCAAGTGGTATGGGCAGATGAGCCAAGTCCTGCATGTGATGCAGGGCAAGTTCGTATTCGCGTGGCGGCGGCCGGCCTGAATCGGGCCGATTTGTTGCAAAAAGCCGGGCTTTATCCACCGCCTCCCGGAGCCAGCCAGGTGTTGGGGCTGGAGTGTTCCGGGGTGATTAGCGAGGTCGGGCCGGGGTCTTCCTGGCAGATCGGCGACCGTGTTTGTGCGTTGCTGGCCGGCGGGGGGATGGCCGAAGAAGTGGTGGTCGATGGCCGGCATGTCTTGCCGGTACCGGAGGGGCTTTCCCTGGCCGAAGCCGCCGCCCTGCCGGAGGTTTACAGCACCGCATGGTTGAATCTGTTTCAGCTTGCAGGGCTCAAGCCGGGTGAAAAAGTGCTGCTGCACGCCGGCGCCAGTGGCGTTGGCTCGGCCGCTATCCAACTGTGCAAGGCGTTTGGCAGCCCTTGCTGGGTGAGTGTCGGATCGGCTGAGCGCCTGGCCTATTGCGAAGCTTTGGGTGCCCAGGGCGGCGTGGTACGCACCGACGATATGGAAAGCCTGAACGACCTCGGCCCTTTCGACGTGATCCTCGATCCGGTGGGCGCCAACTACGCGAAACTCAACGTGAAACTTTTGTCAGTTGACGGGCGCTGGGTGCTTATTGGGCTGATGGGCGGCCGCGAGGCCCAACTGGACCTGGCGCAGGTCCTGGCCAAGCGTGTGCAGTTGCTGGGGTCAACCTTGCGCAGCCGCGACGATCAGTTCAAGGCGGATCTGTTCAGCGATCTGAGCCAGCAGGTCTGGCCGCTGTTCTCCGAAGGGCGCCTGAGCCCGCAACTGGCCAAGACCTTCCTCATCAAGGACGCCGAAGCGGCGTTTGCGCAATTGGCGACCAACAAGGTATCGGGGAAATTGGTGCTGCTGATTGATGAAAGCCTGAGTTAG
- a CDS encoding carboxy terminal-processing peptidase, with translation MKHLFPSTALALVIGLGLLPLSNDTFAANSWDKLQPDRDEVIASLNVVELLKRHHYSKPPLDDARSVIIYDSYLKLLDPSRSYFLASDIAEFDKWKTQFDDFLKSGDLNAGFIIYKRYLDRVKARLDYALAELNKGVDKIDFNAKETLLVDRKDAPWLKSTAELDDLWRKRVKDEVLRMKIAGKDPKQIQETLTKRYKNQLARLDQTRAEDVFQAYINTFAMSYDPHTNYLSPDNAENFDINMSLSLEGIGAVLQSDNDQVKIVRLVPAGPADKTKQVSPADKIVGVAQGNKEMVDVVGWRLDEVVKLIRGPKGSVVRLEVIPASNAPNDQTSKIVSITREAVKLEEQAAKKSVLNLKQDGKDYKLGIIEIPAFYLDFKAFRAGDPDYKSTTRDVKKLLTELQKEKVDGVVIDLRNNGGGSLQEATELTSLFIDKGPTVLVRNADGRVDVLEDENPGAFYKGPMALLVNRLSASASEIFAGAMQDYHRALIIGGQTFGKGTVQTIQPLNHGELKLTLAKFYRVSGQSTQHQGVLPDIDYPSIIDTKEIGESALPEAMPWDTIRPAIKPAVDPFKPFLAQLKSEHDSRTAQDAEFVFIRDKLALAQKLMLEKTVSLNETDRRAQHADIEAKQLAMENLRRKAKGEEPLKELKKEDEDLITEPEKTKPEDDAYLSETGRILLDYLKLNTAVAKH, from the coding sequence ATGAAGCACCTGTTCCCCAGCACCGCCCTCGCGCTAGTCATTGGCCTCGGCCTGTTACCGTTGTCGAACGATACGTTCGCAGCCAACAGCTGGGACAAGCTTCAGCCCGATCGCGACGAGGTGATTGCCAGCCTTAACGTCGTTGAGTTGCTCAAGCGCCACCACTACAGCAAGCCGCCGCTCGATGACGCACGTTCGGTCATCATCTACGACAGCTACTTGAAGCTGCTTGATCCGTCGCGCAGTTACTTTCTGGCCAGCGACATCGCCGAATTCGACAAGTGGAAAACCCAGTTCGACGACTTCCTCAAGAGCGGCGACCTGAACGCCGGCTTCATCATCTACAAACGCTACCTGGACCGCGTGAAGGCGCGTCTGGACTACGCCCTTGCCGAGCTGAACAAAGGCGTCGACAAGATCGATTTCAACGCCAAGGAAACCTTGCTGGTGGACCGCAAGGACGCCCCTTGGCTCAAAAGCACAGCCGAGCTCGATGACCTGTGGCGCAAACGCGTCAAGGACGAAGTGCTGCGCATGAAGATCGCCGGCAAGGATCCCAAGCAGATCCAGGAAACCCTGACCAAGCGCTACAAGAATCAATTGGCCCGCTTGGACCAGACCCGCGCCGAAGACGTCTTCCAGGCGTACATCAACACCTTCGCCATGTCCTACGACCCGCACACCAATTATCTGTCGCCGGATAACGCGGAAAACTTCGACATCAACATGAGCCTGTCCCTGGAAGGCATCGGCGCGGTCCTGCAGAGCGACAACGATCAAGTCAAGATCGTGCGCCTGGTTCCCGCAGGGCCTGCGGACAAGACCAAACAGGTCAGCCCGGCAGACAAGATCGTCGGCGTCGCCCAAGGCAACAAGGAAATGGTCGACGTGGTCGGCTGGCGCCTGGACGAAGTGGTCAAGCTGATCCGTGGCCCGAAAGGCTCGGTGGTGCGCCTGGAAGTCATCCCGGCCAGCAATGCGCCGAACGACCAGACCAGCAAGATCGTGTCCATCACCCGTGAAGCGGTGAAGCTGGAAGAACAGGCGGCCAAGAAATCGGTCCTCAACCTCAAGCAGGACGGCAAGGACTACAAGCTCGGCATCATCGAGATCCCGGCCTTCTACTTGGACTTCAAGGCGTTCCGTGCCGGCGATCCGGATTACAAGAGCACCACCCGCGACGTCAAGAAGCTGCTGACCGAGTTGCAGAAAGAGAAAGTCGACGGCGTCGTCATCGATTTGCGCAACAACGGCGGCGGCTCCCTGCAGGAAGCCACCGAGCTGACCAGCCTGTTCATCGACAAGGGCCCGACCGTGCTCGTGCGTAACGCCGATGGCCGAGTGGATGTGCTTGAAGACGAAAACCCAGGCGCATTCTACAAAGGCCCGATGGCCCTGCTGGTCAATCGCCTGTCGGCGTCGGCCTCGGAGATTTTCGCCGGTGCCATGCAGGACTACCACCGCGCCCTGATCATTGGCGGCCAGACTTTCGGCAAAGGCACCGTGCAAACGATCCAGCCGCTCAACCATGGCGAACTGAAACTGACCCTGGCGAAGTTCTACCGGGTTTCCGGCCAGAGCACCCAGCACCAGGGCGTACTGCCTGACATCGATTACCCGTCGATCATCGACACCAAGGAAATCGGTGAAAGCGCACTGCCCGAGGCCATGCCGTGGGACACCATTCGCCCTGCGATCAAACCGGCCGTGGACCCGTTCAAGCCGTTCCTGGCCCAGCTCAAGTCCGAGCATGATTCCCGCACGGCCCAAGACGCGGAGTTTGTCTTCATCCGCGACAAGCTGGCCCTGGCGCAGAAGTTGATGCTGGAGAAAACCGTCTCCCTGAACGAAACCGACCGTCGCGCCCAACATGCCGACATCGAAGCCAAGCAACTGGCCATGGAAAACCTGCGTCGCAAGGCCAAGGGCGAAGAGCCGCTCAAAGAGCTGAAGAAAGAGGACGAAGACCTGATCACCGAACCGGAGAAAACCAAGCCGGAAGACGATGCCTACCTGAGCGAAACCGGGCGAATCCTGCTGGATTACCTGAAACTCAACACGGCTGTCGCCAAGCACTAA
- a CDS encoding bifunctional diguanylate cyclase/phosphodiesterase: MTTTEQLGALSSILAQSGLHSLFQPIICLSERRIVGYEALTRGPSNSPLHSPIALLSVARQAGRLSELELACRRSACQRFNEQKLPGKLFLNVSPESLLESAHQTGRTLQLLQDFGIPPSQVVIELTEQTPIDDFQLLQTALHHYRAMGFSIALDDLGAGYSSLRLWSELRPDYVKIDRHFIDGIHQDALKREFVGSILKIARTSRAQVIAEGIELPEELAVLMEMGVDLVQGYLLARPQEKPARDARTLMPRQDNGAVSLSEEINDLGALLNEQPAVAHDTPTATVLEAFRRQANLNSLAVLDDHEQPCGIVHRHSLSDALLKPFATDLFARKPISRLMSDDFLAVELSQSLQQVSRLITSRARQRIEEDFIITLNGIYLGLGRVIDVLKLITELKIQQARYANPLTLLPGNVPIQQCLTRLLQQRQESVICYVDIDSFKPFNDIYGYGRGDEVLLCLAQCLNERIDPSRDFVGHIGGDDFLLVLGPDDWRKRLDQLLSDFQTHCRRFYRPEHLEAGCFTALNRQGVRQEFALLSLSIGVVHLRSEACEELDASQLAELASQAKHHAKGILGGSVYLVDGLVGREPVVGLSLSM; this comes from the coding sequence ATGACCACGACAGAACAGCTGGGCGCCTTGAGTTCAATCCTGGCTCAAAGCGGTTTGCACAGTCTGTTCCAGCCGATCATTTGCCTTTCGGAACGGCGTATCGTCGGTTACGAAGCCCTGACCCGCGGCCCTTCCAATAGCCCGCTGCACTCCCCCATTGCCCTGCTTTCGGTGGCCCGCCAGGCCGGCCGCCTCAGCGAACTGGAACTGGCCTGTCGCCGCAGCGCCTGCCAGCGCTTCAATGAGCAAAAACTGCCGGGCAAGCTGTTTCTCAACGTCTCGCCCGAGTCCCTGTTGGAGTCGGCGCACCAGACCGGGCGCACGTTGCAACTGTTGCAGGATTTCGGAATACCGCCCAGCCAGGTGGTCATCGAACTCACCGAACAGACGCCCATCGATGACTTTCAACTCCTGCAAACCGCTCTGCATCATTACCGGGCCATGGGTTTTTCCATTGCGCTGGACGATCTGGGCGCAGGCTATTCAAGCCTGCGGCTGTGGTCCGAGCTGCGCCCCGATTATGTGAAGATCGACCGGCATTTCATCGACGGCATTCATCAGGACGCCCTCAAGCGCGAGTTCGTCGGCTCGATCCTGAAAATCGCCCGCACGTCCCGGGCCCAAGTGATCGCCGAGGGCATCGAACTGCCGGAAGAACTGGCGGTGCTGATGGAAATGGGCGTCGACCTGGTCCAAGGCTATCTGCTCGCCCGTCCCCAGGAAAAACCGGCCAGGGATGCCAGGACGCTGATGCCCAGGCAAGACAATGGCGCGGTGTCGCTCAGCGAAGAGATCAACGATCTCGGCGCGTTGCTCAACGAGCAGCCGGCCGTGGCCCACGACACGCCGACGGCCACCGTGCTGGAGGCATTCCGGCGCCAAGCCAACCTCAACTCCCTGGCCGTGCTGGATGACCACGAGCAGCCCTGCGGCATCGTCCATCGCCATTCGCTCTCGGACGCCTTGCTCAAGCCCTTCGCCACCGACCTGTTTGCCCGCAAACCCATCAGCCGCTTGATGAGCGATGACTTCCTCGCGGTGGAACTGAGCCAATCGTTGCAACAAGTCAGCCGCCTGATTACCAGCCGCGCGCGGCAGCGCATCGAAGAAGACTTCATCATCACCCTCAACGGCATCTACCTGGGCCTGGGCCGGGTGATCGACGTGCTCAAACTCATCACCGAACTGAAAATCCAACAGGCCCGCTACGCCAACCCATTGACCCTGCTGCCAGGCAACGTACCGATCCAGCAATGCCTGACTCGCCTGTTGCAACAGCGTCAGGAGTCGGTGATCTGCTATGTGGACATCGACAGCTTCAAGCCCTTCAACGATATATACGGCTATGGCCGCGGCGATGAAGTCCTGCTGTGCCTGGCCCAATGCCTGAACGAACGCATCGACCCCAGCCGGGACTTTGTCGGCCACATCGGCGGCGACGATTTTCTCCTGGTCCTCGGCCCGGACGACTGGCGCAAACGTCTGGACCAGTTGCTCAGCGACTTCCAGACCCACTGCCGACGCTTCTACCGGCCTGAACATCTGGAGGCTGGGTGCTTTACCGCGCTGAATCGGCAAGGGGTTCGGCAGGAGTTTGCGTTGTTGTCGTTGTCGATTGGGGTGGTGCATTTACGCTCGGAGGCGTGTGAGGAACTGGACGCGAGCCAGTTGGCGGAACTGGCTTCGCAGGCCAAGCATCACGCCAAGGGGATTTTGGGGGGAAGTGTGTATTTGGTTGATGGTTTGGTTGGGCGGGAGCCGGTGGTGGGGTTGAGTTTATCGATGTGA
- a CDS encoding RHS repeat-associated core domain-containing protein: MDPISRIEQELDSFPGTLSIYREQLERWYSQAADRASHLVDLPSLMGMERLIRFGDSSTAVSTGDDDFLSTVVRCPQGGVMTIESKFESVYDIPLGDIVVDVVAVDSGEITPVKLDAQGIGTFEGEAGRFYQVHVQGEVSSAQINSLFSSYDGLSIELTDWLRGEWQGFKPQWAQQSLATSAAAVGNGLLAGSWAAIEGVWDSIGLLSDILKDPGQFIERLGASAAQLQKLALDTPLVMAKLQLLASDEAALCLLVRTASLWLDMLPPSEVAGEAAEALSTVAVQLLIDLLIGVVLTFTGAATGVAYLSMRLGHVGVRLLNAMQRFISAMFAVVNGFMTYVDRYKTVAARGIAAGVKKGRMQLRWDAQRNTTLKKDESYVDAPKQSKNPNGDSADTAAQTQTSGCPVSMVTGEELLTLEDGTLDGRLPFVFTRLYRTSAVDLDVGLGRGWSHALAHRLELEDEQVIWVDQENRRTPFPLPDTRRPAIHNSLARAAIYLGTEPDELIIAQPGEQAPFLHFRDGRLTALSDRYDNRLTIQRNLHGDISRLDNGAGRALRLRYEQRQLIAVDYQSFHPAASLDEAWRTEQTLASYRYDGRSRLIEATNAVGESERYDYDDQHVILQRQLAGGASFYWEWQGAGRAARCVRHWASFAQMDSRYTWGEDGRVTVQHLDGSQQVYVHDDRARLVRQVEPDGGEHLKAYDEQGRLIAEQDPLGAVTEYRYDEVGRLVALIPPIDEPTSYEYRKGFLHSRSRGNAVWTYRRNAQGDVTATVDPDGQRTAYGYDAHGQLLFIRYPDGGEHRFIRNRLGQLTEEILPDGGRWCFSYDALGRLLTRQDEHGALIHYRWDAVGRMLQVTLPTGATRAWSYNAYGKVTSERDELGRVTRYEYADDLHLISRRLNPDGTELKYRYDSARLLLTEIENESGEKYRLDYTPNGLIRQQIGFDGQRTAYAYDLNGHLLEKTEHGEDGSLRATHYQRDATGRLLLKTLPDGQAIEYRYDRLGRLVHVDDGTDHPLAFEYDAQDRLITEHQGWGTLRYGYDACGRLNHLRLPDHSKLDYHHARGGALTAIDLNGARLTEHQMRGGRELERQQGLVLSRYDYDEQGRLKAQTVWQHQEQLFWRDYAYSAKGNLETLSDNRNRRNYRYDPLDRLIRIDYSHTEPPEHFAHDPAGNLLIQDRPGPTTLKGNRLLREGDRHYDYDAYGNLVRERRGTAPSLVTEYRYDSQHRLIGVTTADGRETSYRYDAFGRRISKTVDDLTTEFFWQGDQVVAESSPCHHRSYLYEPGTFRPLAMLDGKGLNACPFYYHLDHLGTPQELTNYGGQVVWSARYNGYGKTTELTHGGGEQLEQPLRFQGQYLDPESGLHYNRHRYYNPETGRYLTPDPSKLAGGLNGYRYTVNPTGWVDPLGLVDCPGKGGCKPAVGEQDPAGKVGVDEGEPRLPKPTAAELAEKEVRRLDREQGMHMVGKHSPAVPDQAWMRRAIDGTDPITGKTPKNKLGNPSSRFSSWEMQLKAYNLAVNRKKSGLPPFTGRDQRNNHIVRMDLPGAGEGYIPNKKDPTKPTLVAMDRFEMKIDPDTEIPFTLFPIK, encoded by the coding sequence ATGGACCCGATAAGCCGTATCGAGCAGGAACTCGACAGTTTCCCAGGCACCTTGTCGATCTACCGCGAGCAGCTCGAACGCTGGTATAGCCAGGCCGCGGACCGGGCCAGCCATCTAGTCGACTTGCCCTCGCTGATGGGCATGGAACGGTTGATCCGTTTCGGCGACAGCAGCACCGCCGTCAGCACCGGTGATGATGATTTCCTCTCTACCGTCGTTCGCTGCCCGCAAGGCGGGGTGATGACCATCGAGAGCAAATTCGAGTCGGTGTATGACATTCCGCTGGGCGACATCGTGGTGGATGTCGTCGCGGTGGACAGCGGCGAGATCACGCCAGTCAAGCTCGATGCCCAGGGCATCGGGACTTTCGAGGGGGAAGCGGGCCGGTTCTATCAGGTTCATGTCCAGGGCGAAGTTTCATCCGCACAAATCAACAGCCTGTTTTCTTCCTACGATGGCCTGAGCATTGAGCTGACGGACTGGTTACGTGGTGAGTGGCAGGGCTTCAAGCCGCAGTGGGCGCAGCAATCATTAGCGACCTCGGCGGCAGCGGTGGGCAACGGGCTGCTCGCCGGCAGTTGGGCAGCGATCGAAGGGGTGTGGGACAGCATTGGCCTGCTGTCGGACATCCTCAAGGACCCTGGTCAATTTATTGAGCGTTTGGGCGCCAGCGCTGCTCAGTTGCAAAAGCTCGCGCTGGACACGCCACTGGTCATGGCGAAGCTGCAATTGCTGGCCAGTGACGAAGCCGCGTTATGCCTGCTGGTGCGCACCGCCAGTCTCTGGCTGGACATGTTGCCGCCTAGCGAGGTGGCCGGCGAAGCGGCCGAAGCCTTATCGACTGTGGCGGTGCAGCTGCTGATCGATCTGTTGATCGGTGTGGTCTTGACCTTCACCGGGGCGGCTACCGGCGTGGCGTATTTGTCGATGCGCTTGGGGCATGTGGGCGTGCGGCTGCTGAACGCCATGCAGCGTTTTATCAGCGCGATGTTCGCGGTGGTCAACGGCTTCATGACCTATGTGGATCGCTACAAGACCGTAGCGGCCCGGGGGATCGCGGCCGGAGTTAAAAAGGGGCGTATGCAGCTTCGCTGGGACGCGCAGCGCAATACCACACTGAAAAAAGACGAATCCTACGTCGACGCGCCCAAACAATCGAAAAACCCCAACGGCGACAGCGCCGACACCGCAGCCCAGACCCAAACCAGCGGTTGCCCGGTGTCGATGGTCACCGGCGAAGAACTGCTGACCCTCGAGGACGGCACGCTCGATGGTCGGCTGCCGTTTGTCTTCACCCGGCTGTACCGCACCAGCGCCGTGGACCTGGACGTTGGGCTCGGACGCGGCTGGAGCCATGCCCTGGCGCATCGCTTGGAGCTGGAGGACGAGCAGGTCATCTGGGTCGACCAGGAAAACCGCCGCACCCCGTTTCCACTGCCCGATACCCGGCGTCCGGCGATCCACAACAGCCTGGCCCGCGCCGCGATTTACTTAGGGACCGAGCCGGACGAACTGATCATCGCCCAGCCCGGCGAGCAGGCACCTTTCCTACATTTTCGCGACGGTCGTCTGACCGCCCTCAGTGATCGCTACGACAACCGCCTGACGATCCAGCGCAACCTCCACGGTGACATCAGCCGCCTCGACAACGGTGCCGGACGCGCCCTGCGGCTGCGTTACGAGCAGCGTCAGCTGATCGCCGTGGATTATCAATCCTTCCACCCAGCCGCCAGCCTGGATGAAGCCTGGCGTACCGAACAGACCCTGGCGTCCTACCGCTACGACGGACGTTCCCGACTGATCGAAGCGACCAACGCCGTCGGTGAAAGCGAGCGCTACGACTACGACGACCAGCACGTCATCCTCCAGCGACAACTGGCCGGCGGGGCCAGCTTCTACTGGGAATGGCAGGGCGCCGGGCGGGCGGCTCGTTGCGTGCGGCACTGGGCCTCGTTCGCGCAGATGGACAGCCGCTACACCTGGGGCGAGGACGGTCGTGTCACGGTCCAGCACCTCGACGGCAGCCAGCAAGTGTATGTCCACGACGACCGGGCGCGGCTGGTGCGCCAGGTCGAACCCGATGGCGGTGAGCACCTCAAGGCGTACGACGAACAGGGCCGGTTGATTGCCGAGCAGGATCCGCTGGGCGCCGTCACCGAATACCGCTACGACGAAGTCGGGCGACTGGTGGCGCTGATTCCGCCCATTGATGAGCCCACGTCCTACGAATACCGCAAGGGTTTCCTGCACAGCCGTTCACGCGGCAACGCCGTGTGGACCTACCGGCGCAACGCCCAGGGCGATGTGACCGCAACCGTCGATCCTGATGGGCAACGTACCGCTTATGGCTACGACGCCCATGGGCAATTGCTGTTTATCCGTTACCCCGACGGCGGCGAACACCGCTTCATCAGGAATCGCCTGGGCCAGCTGACGGAAGAAATCCTGCCCGATGGCGGACGCTGGTGTTTTTCCTACGACGCCCTGGGACGGCTGCTGACCCGCCAGGACGAACACGGCGCCCTTATCCATTACCGATGGGACGCGGTAGGGCGAATGCTTCAGGTGACCTTGCCGACCGGCGCGACCCGGGCCTGGAGCTACAACGCCTACGGCAAGGTCACCAGCGAGCGCGACGAACTGGGGCGCGTCACCCGTTACGAGTACGCCGACGACCTGCACCTGATCAGCCGCCGCCTCAACCCCGACGGCACTGAGCTGAAGTATCGCTACGACTCGGCAAGGCTGTTGCTGACCGAGATCGAAAACGAATCCGGCGAAAAATACCGGCTGGACTACACGCCCAACGGTTTGATCCGACAGCAGATCGGCTTCGACGGCCAACGCACCGCCTACGCCTATGACCTCAACGGCCATTTGCTGGAAAAAACCGAGCACGGCGAAGACGGTTCCCTGCGCGCCACGCACTACCAGCGCGACGCAACCGGGCGCCTGCTGCTCAAGACCCTGCCCGACGGCCAGGCGATCGAGTACCGCTACGACCGGCTCGGCCGGCTGGTGCATGTCGATGACGGCACGGACCATCCGCTGGCCTTCGAGTACGACGCCCAGGACCGACTGATCACCGAGCACCAGGGCTGGGGCACCCTGCGCTATGGCTACGACGCCTGCGGACGGCTCAACCACCTGCGCCTGCCGGACCACAGCAAGCTCGACTATCACCACGCCCGAGGCGGTGCGCTGACTGCCATCGACCTGAACGGCGCACGGCTCACCGAGCACCAGATGCGCGGCGGTCGCGAACTGGAGCGCCAGCAGGGCCTGGTGCTCAGCCGGTACGACTACGACGAACAAGGCCGGCTCAAGGCCCAAACGGTGTGGCAGCACCAGGAGCAATTGTTCTGGCGCGATTATGCCTACAGCGCCAAGGGCAACCTTGAAACCCTTTCCGACAACCGCAACCGCCGCAATTACCGGTACGACCCGCTGGATCGCCTGATCCGCATCGACTATTCCCACACCGAGCCGCCGGAACACTTCGCCCACGACCCGGCCGGCAACCTGCTGATACAGGATCGCCCCGGCCCGACCACCCTCAAGGGCAACCGTCTGTTGAGGGAGGGCGACCGCCACTACGACTACGACGCCTACGGCAATCTGGTCCGCGAGCGCCGCGGCACCGCCCCCAGCCTCGTCACCGAATACCGCTACGACAGCCAGCACCGGCTGATCGGCGTCACCACGGCGGACGGTCGCGAAACGTCCTACCGCTACGACGCCTTTGGCCGACGCATCAGCAAGACCGTGGACGACCTGACCACCGAATTTTTCTGGCAGGGCGACCAAGTCGTCGCCGAAAGCAGCCCATGCCACCACCGCAGCTACCTCTACGAACCCGGCACCTTCCGCCCGCTGGCCATGCTCGACGGCAAAGGCCTCAACGCCTGCCCGTTCTACTACCACCTCGACCACCTGGGTACGCCCCAGGAACTGACCAACTATGGTGGCCAGGTCGTCTGGTCGGCGCGCTACAACGGCTATGGAAAAACCACCGAACTGACTCATGGCGGCGGCGAACAACTCGAACAACCGCTGCGCTTCCAAGGCCAATACCTCGACCCGGAAAGCGGCCTGCACTACAACCGGCACCGCTACTACAATCCCGAGACCGGCCGTTACTTGACGCCTGACCCGAGCAAGTTGGCGGGTGGGCTTAACGGGTATCGGTACACGGTGAACCCGACGGGGTGGGTGGATCCGTTGGGGTTGGTGGACTGCCCGGGGAAGGGCGGGTGTAAGCCGGCGGTTGGGGAGCAGGATCCGGCGGGTAAGGTTGGGGTGGATGAGGGGGAGCCGCGGCTTCCTAAACCAACCGCTGCTGAATTGGCCGAAAAAGAGGTCAGGCGTTTAGACAGGGAACAAGGTATGCACATGGTCGGTAAGCATAGCCCTGCGGTCCCTGATCAAGCGTGGATGCGACGAGCAATTGATGGAACAGACCCCATTACCGGCAAAACGCCTAAGAATAAACTAGGAAATCCAAGCTCAAGATTTTCCAGTTGGGAAATGCAGCTCAAAGCTTATAACCTTGCAGTTAATCGTAAGAAAAGTGGTCTCCCGCCATTTACGGGACGAGATCAGAGAAATAATCATATTGTCAGAATGGATCTGCCTGGGGCAGGTGAGGGTTACATTCCAAATAAGAAAGATCCAACGAAGCCAACGCTTGTAGCTATGGATCGGTTTGAAATGAAAATCGATCCGGATACAGAAATTCCATTTACGTTGTTTCCAATTAAATAG
- a CDS encoding HAD family hydrolase, whose product MALAIFDLDETLIHGDCATLWSEQMGRLGWVDPESFMRRNNELMDAYSHGKLRMEEYMDFSLEPMIGRTPEEIEHLVTPWVEDFIEPIIFSDATKAIAEHRKAGDRILVISASGTHLVKPIAERLGIDEILAIELEVAHGVYSGKTVGTLTYREGKIARLLDWLDAEEENLEGASFYSDSRNDLPLLLRVDYPHVVNPDQVLKAHAELAGWPIHTWK is encoded by the coding sequence ATGGCCTTGGCAATTTTTGATCTGGACGAAACCCTGATCCATGGCGACTGCGCCACCCTCTGGAGCGAACAGATGGGACGCCTGGGCTGGGTCGATCCCGAGTCGTTCATGCGGCGCAACAACGAGCTGATGGACGCCTACAGTCACGGCAAGCTGCGCATGGAAGAGTACATGGACTTCAGCCTGGAACCGATGATCGGCCGCACGCCGGAAGAAATTGAACACCTGGTGACGCCGTGGGTTGAAGATTTCATCGAACCGATCATCTTCAGCGACGCCACCAAGGCCATCGCCGAACACCGCAAGGCCGGCGACCGGATCCTGGTAATCTCGGCGTCGGGCACACACCTGGTCAAGCCAATTGCCGAACGCCTGGGCATCGATGAGATCCTGGCGATCGAACTTGAAGTGGCCCATGGGGTGTACAGCGGCAAGACCGTGGGCACCCTGACCTACCGCGAAGGCAAGATCGCCCGGCTGCTGGATTGGCTGGATGCCGAGGAGGAGAACCTGGAAGGCGCGAGTTTCTATTCCGATTCGCGCAATGATCTGCCGCTGCTGCTGCGGGTGGATTACCCACACGTAGTGAACCCGGACCAAGTGTTGAAGGCCCACGCCGAATTGGCTGGATGGCCGATCCACACCTGGAAATAA